In the genome of Notamacropus eugenii isolate mMacEug1 chromosome 5, mMacEug1.pri_v2, whole genome shotgun sequence, one region contains:
- the LOC140507221 gene encoding echinoderm microtubule-associated protein-like 3 yields the protein MLYRPGGGPGGPGGGGQRHYLGHTDCVRCLAVHPDGIRVASGQTAGVDKDGKPLQPVVHIWDSEKLQKLQEIGLGVFERGVGALAFSVSDQGSFLCVVDDSNEHMLSVWDWNRGAKLVEIKSTNDSVLAVGFNPRDSSCIVTSGKSHVHFWNWSIGGGTLGSGGLTRKQGVFGKYKKPKFVPCFVFLPDGDILTGDSEGTILTWGRSLPDSRTPGRGGAKETFGIVAQTRAHEGSIFALCLLRDGTVLSGGGRDRRLVQWGPGLTALQEAEIPEQFGAVRAIAEGLGSELLVGTTKNALLRGDLTQGFSPVIQGHTDELWGLCTHPSLNRFLTCGHDRQLCLWDGECHALAWSLDLKETGLCADFHPSGKVVAVGLNTGRWLVLDTETREIVSDFTDGNEQLSVVRYSPDGIYLAIGSHDNMIYIYSVSSDGSKCSRFGRCTGHSSFITHLDWSKDGNFIMSNSGDYEILYWDVAGGCKLLRNRYESRDREWATYTCVLGFHVYGVWPDGSDGTDINSLCRSHNERVVAVADDFCKVHLFLYPCARAKAPSRKYGGHGSHVTSVRFTHDDSHLISLGGKDASIFQWRMLSGGGPGPAPLTPSRTPSLSPASSLDA from the coding sequence atgctgtatCGCCCGGGAGGAGGCCCAGGAGGCCCTGGGGGTGGTGGCCAGAGACACTACCTGGGTCACACAGACTGCGTTCGCTGTCTAGCTGTCCATCCTGATGGTATCCGAGTAGCTTCTGGCCAGACTGCAGGGGTCGACAAGGATGGGAAGCCACTTCAGCCAGTGGTTCACATCTGGGATTCTGAGAAGCTGCAGAAGCTGCAGGAGATTGGCCTTGGGGTGTTTGAGCGTGGAGTTGGGGCCCTTGCCTTCTCTGTCTCGGATCAGGGCAGCTTCCTTTGTGTGGTAGATGACTCTAATGAGCACATGTTGTCTGTGTGGGACTGGAACCGAGGTGCCAAACTGGTGGAAATCAAGAGTACAAATGACTCTGTTCTGGCTGTCGGCTTCAACCCCCGAGACAGCAGTTGTATCGTCACTAGTGGGAAGTCCCATGTCCACTTCTGGAACTGGTCTATTGGAGGAGGGACTCTGGGCAGTGGGGGACTCACCCGGAAACAGGGTGTCTTTGGGAAATACAAGAAGCCCAAATTTGTCCCCTGTTTTGTGTTCCTTCCGGATGGAGACATCCTCACTGGGGACTCAGAAGGGACCATCCTCACCTGGGGGCGGAGCCTGCCTGACTCTAGGACCCCAGGCAGGGGTGGGGCTAAAGAGACGTTTGGGATCGTAGCTCAGACCCGAGCCCACGAGGGCTCCATCTTCGCTTTGTGTCTGTTGAGGGACGGGACTGTGCTGAGCGGGGGTGGGCGGGATCGACGGCTGGTTCAGTGGGGGCCTGGGCTCACTGCCCTTCAGGAGGCTGAGATCCCAGAACAGTTCGGAGCTGTCCGTGCCATTGCCGAAGGGCTGGGCTCAGAGCTGCTGGTAGGGACCACAAAGAATGCGCTGCTGAGGGGAGACCTGACTCAGGGCTTTTCCCCTGTTATCCAGGGCCACACTGATGAACTCTGGGGTCTCTGTACTCACCCCTCCCTGAACCGCTTCCTTACCTGTGGCCATGACCGGCAGCTCTGTCTGTGGGATGGGGAGTGTCACGCTCTGGCCTGGAGCCTTGATCTTAAGGAGACGGGTCTCTGTGCTGACTTCCACCCCAGTGGGAAAGTTGTGGCTGTGGGACTCAACACTGGGAGGTGGCTGGTTCTGGACACAGAGACTCGAGAGATTGTGTCTGATTTCACTGATGGTAATGAGCAGCTCTCAGTTGTCAGGTATAGTCCAGATGGGATTTACTTGGCCATTGGTTCCCACGACAACATGATCTATATCTATAGTGTGTCCAGTGATGGGTCCAAGTGCAGCCGGTTTGGCCGATGCACGGGGCACTCCAGCTTCATCACCCACCTAGACTGGTCCAAGGATGGCAATTTCATCATGTCCAATTCTGGGGACTACGAGATCCTCTACTGGGACGTGGCAGGGGGTTGTAAGCTGCTGAGAAATCGGTATGAGAGCCGGGATCGCGAGTGGGCAACCTATACGTGTGTCTTGGGTTTCCATGTGTATGGCGTGTGGCCGGACGGATCTGACGGGACTGACATCAACTCGTTGTGCCGGTCCCACAATGAGCGAGTGGTCGCAGTAGCGGATGACTTCTGCAAAGTGCATCTGTTTCTGTACCCGTGCGCCCGGGCCAAGGCCCCCAGCCGAAAGTACGGAGGTCATGGCAGCCACGTCACCAGTGTCCGGTTCACTCATGACGATTCTCACCTCATCTCACTGGGAGGAAAGGATGCGAGCATTTTCCAGTGGCGCATGCTGAGTGGTGGGGGCCCTGGACCAGCCCCCTTGACACCCTCCCgcaccccttccctctcccccgcCTCCTCGCTGGATGCCTGA